Proteins encoded together in one Lysinibacillus sp. FSL K6-0232 window:
- a CDS encoding FecCD family ABC transporter permease, producing the protein MRIILSSTSMKQIGLFISCLILLLAFIISTAIGQTSIPFSSIYDAIFHFDATNKEHVIIRTSRFTRAVIATVVGAGLAIAGALMRALTRNPLAAPDILGINAGAIFFIVSAITLFSISSLMSYMWIAFLGAGVAGAMVFFLGSLGRDGLTPIKIVLAGAAITALFISFTQGLLVIDEQGLQSVLFWLAGSVSGRSIDMLVPVLPFILVVTVVAIFMGRSINILQSGDDIAKGLGQRTMITKITLGIIIIILAGSSVAVAGSIGFIGLIVPHLAIHLVGMDYRWIIPYSAVLGAILLLLADIAARYVIMPLEMPIGVMTALIGAPFFIYIARKGLAKNA; encoded by the coding sequence ATGAGAATTATTCTTTCTAGTACCTCGATGAAACAAATAGGCTTATTCATCAGTTGTTTGATTCTTTTGCTGGCATTTATCATCAGCACAGCTATTGGTCAAACGTCCATACCTTTCTCGTCAATCTATGATGCCATTTTTCATTTTGATGCTACTAACAAGGAGCATGTTATTATTCGAACATCTAGATTTACAAGAGCTGTGATTGCTACAGTAGTTGGCGCAGGTCTTGCTATAGCAGGGGCGTTAATGCGAGCATTAACAAGAAATCCTCTAGCAGCCCCTGATATTTTAGGTATTAATGCAGGAGCTATATTTTTTATTGTCAGCGCGATTACGCTATTTTCCATTAGTTCTTTAATGAGCTATATGTGGATTGCCTTTTTAGGGGCAGGTGTAGCGGGTGCTATGGTATTTTTCCTTGGCTCATTAGGACGAGATGGTTTAACACCGATTAAGATAGTATTAGCTGGTGCAGCGATTACAGCTCTATTTATCTCGTTTACGCAAGGGCTTTTAGTTATTGATGAACAGGGTTTACAAAGCGTCTTGTTTTGGCTAGCAGGTTCTGTATCGGGTCGTAGCATTGACATGCTTGTACCTGTCCTACCGTTTATTTTGGTGGTCACAGTCGTAGCAATATTTATGGGACGTTCTATCAATATTCTACAATCAGGTGATGATATTGCCAAAGGATTAGGACAACGAACAATGATTACGAAAATTACACTAGGTATAATAATTATTATACTTGCAGGCAGTTCAGTAGCTGTTGCAGGTTCAATCGGCTTTATTGGTTTGATTGTCCCTCATCTTGCCATTCATCTTGTTGGGATGGATTATCGCTGGATTATTCCGTATAGTGCCGTATTGGGAGCAATATTGCTACTATTAGCTGATATAGCAGCGAGATATGTAATTATGCCATTAGAAATGCCGATTGGCGTCATGACTGCCTTAATCGGAGCTCCCTTCTTCATCTATATTGCACGAAAGGGGTTAGCGAAAAATGCCTAA
- a CDS encoding CotD family spore coat protein, which translates to MFQRRRHSAKGPHCCPPQMMPTQFDPPQVLPTEQYVRTNYIHTVVPHVQPAHITTVNKHMIDHQYYFPYTESVVNECCENHTLCGTPHNHCHMPPCHHRSKGY; encoded by the coding sequence ATGTTTCAACGAAGACGCCATTCGGCAAAAGGTCCACACTGCTGTCCACCACAAATGATGCCAACGCAATTTGATCCACCACAAGTTTTACCAACAGAACAATATGTACGTACAAATTATATTCATACAGTTGTGCCACATGTACAACCTGCACATATTACAACAGTAAACAAACATATGATTGACCATCAATACTATTTCCCATATACAGAATCAGTTGTCAATGAATGCTGTGAAAACCATACGCTTTGCGGCACACCACATAACCACTGCCATATGCCACCATGCCATCATAGATCTAAAGGCTATTAA
- a CDS encoding FecCD family ABC transporter permease has protein sequence MPNYMTVRTKSNRISFQIAKRTCWILLLLSLLLVIITILSLSVGSEFIHPITVVKELLGYGNEDYDFVLHTLRLPRVLMALLVGAALGVAGLILQGIIRNPLAAPDIIGVTSGASMGAIVFIVYFMGSVSIQFLPLAAILGAAIISFIIYLLSWRKGVTPIRMVLIGIGISALAKAVVTMLLVISEVAATTKAYLWLTGSLYGANMQDVYLLLPWLVILLPLTFILARTVNVKELGDDIAIGLGVKVQVYRLLFLLISVMLAGSAVAFAGGIAFVGLVAPHMSRMLVGRSFAGLIPVTAIIGGIIVIVADIVARTAFLPKDLPTGVFTAAIGAPFFIYLLFRTRNQ, from the coding sequence ATGCCTAATTATATGACGGTACGGACAAAATCTAATCGTATATCGTTTCAAATTGCCAAAAGAACTTGCTGGATTCTATTACTATTAAGCTTATTATTAGTGATTATTACGATTCTTAGTTTATCTGTAGGCAGTGAGTTTATCCACCCTATCACAGTGGTGAAAGAATTATTAGGCTATGGGAATGAAGATTACGATTTTGTCTTACATACATTAAGGCTGCCACGTGTATTAATGGCACTATTAGTTGGTGCTGCGTTAGGGGTTGCTGGTTTAATTTTACAAGGAATTATTCGTAATCCTCTTGCTGCTCCAGACATTATTGGTGTAACGAGTGGAGCGTCAATGGGTGCGATTGTCTTTATCGTATATTTTATGGGGTCTGTCAGCATTCAGTTTTTACCTTTAGCTGCTATTTTAGGTGCTGCCATTATCTCCTTTATTATTTATCTCCTATCATGGAGAAAAGGGGTCACACCTATTCGGATGGTGCTTATTGGTATCGGGATTTCTGCCTTAGCCAAGGCAGTTGTGACCATGCTCCTTGTCATCAGTGAAGTAGCCGCAACAACAAAGGCCTATTTATGGCTGACAGGTAGTTTGTATGGGGCGAATATGCAGGATGTCTATTTGCTATTACCATGGCTAGTTATTTTATTGCCACTAACGTTTATTTTGGCAAGAACAGTGAATGTAAAGGAGTTAGGAGATGACATAGCGATAGGGCTAGGTGTAAAAGTGCAAGTGTATCGTTTGCTTTTTCTACTCATTAGTGTGATGCTAGCTGGCTCTGCTGTCGCTTTTGCTGGTGGCATTGCCTTTGTTGGATTAGTGGCCCCTCATATGAGCAGAATGCTTGTCGGGCGTTCCTTTGCAGGATTAATTCCTGTGACAGCTATTATAGGTGGAATCATTGTTATTGTAGCTGATATTGTGGCACGAACAGCCTTTTTACCGAAGGATTTACCAACAGGCGTATTTACAGCTGCCATTGGCGCACCGTTCTTTATTTATTTACTATTTAGAACACGTAATCAATAA
- a CDS encoding ABC transporter ATP-binding protein, with the protein MKNILEAQNLHVSYGENFILEDLNLQIPKGKITVLVGANGCGKSTLLRTFARLQKAQSGEIFLDDNKLDAIPTKEVAKRLAILPQGPVAPEGLTVQQLIKQGRYPHQSWLKQWSTEDEKIVNNALEVTQMTEFADRPVDALSGGQRQRVWIAMTLAQKTDLILLDEPTTYLDMAHQVEILDLLFELNENEGRTVVMVLHDLNLACRYAHHIVAVRNKQVYAQGRPEEVVTAEMVQAVFRMDCTIINDPLFGTPLCVPHGKGRTVQTEELEQVGIS; encoded by the coding sequence TTGAAAAATATCTTAGAAGCACAAAATTTACATGTAAGCTATGGTGAAAATTTTATTTTGGAGGATTTGAATCTTCAAATACCAAAAGGCAAAATTACAGTATTAGTAGGGGCTAACGGTTGTGGGAAATCCACACTACTTCGAACATTTGCACGACTACAAAAAGCACAGTCAGGTGAAATTTTCTTAGATGATAATAAACTCGATGCCATTCCAACTAAAGAGGTGGCAAAACGTTTAGCTATTTTACCGCAGGGTCCTGTTGCGCCAGAAGGATTAACCGTTCAGCAATTGATTAAACAAGGTCGCTATCCTCATCAAAGCTGGTTAAAGCAATGGTCTACAGAGGATGAAAAAATTGTAAACAATGCACTTGAGGTAACACAGATGACTGAATTTGCTGATCGACCAGTAGATGCATTATCAGGCGGTCAGCGGCAACGTGTATGGATTGCCATGACATTAGCTCAAAAAACAGACCTTATTTTACTAGATGAGCCTACAACCTATTTAGATATGGCTCATCAAGTAGAAATTTTAGATTTACTATTTGAGTTAAATGAAAATGAAGGACGTACAGTCGTTATGGTATTACATGATTTAAACTTGGCCTGTCGCTATGCCCATCATATTGTGGCGGTGCGTAATAAACAGGTTTATGCGCAAGGTAGGCCAGAGGAGGTAGTGACAGCTGAAATGGTACAAGCAGTTTTTCGTATGGATTGTACAATTATTAACGACCCGCTATTCGGTACACCATTATGTGTTCCACATGGCAAGGGACGAACCGTCCAAACGGAGGAATTAGAGCAGGTAGGGATTAGTTGA
- a CDS encoding ABC transporter substrate-binding protein, translated as MSKLPLQKNNFFVLFTLLLTFALLLVGCGEKTSNSSSTQQNDTAEESNTESSSREITHAMGTTTIEGTPTKIVTLYQGATDVAVAMGIKPVGVVESWAEAPVYNYLKNDLDGVAIVGQETQPNLEEIAKLKPDLIIASKVRHEEIYDQLSQIAPTVAHETVFDFKGTAEMMGQAMQQEDKVKVLLEDWDTRVADFQTKIKEKLGDKWPFHVSVVNFRADHARIYVTGYAGSILSELGFQGPKNLTDDSLEIVKLTDKESITQMNADVIYMFMENDNTVKKTYEEWTSHPLWKELDAVKANQVYQVDEINWNLAGGIISANLMLDDIYDKFELER; from the coding sequence ATGTCAAAATTACCACTACAAAAAAACAATTTTTTTGTACTTTTCACGCTGCTATTAACCTTCGCGTTATTATTAGTCGGGTGTGGGGAGAAAACATCGAATTCCAGTAGTACACAACAAAATGATACAGCAGAAGAAAGTAATACAGAATCTTCTAGTCGTGAAATTACACATGCAATGGGTACTACAACGATTGAAGGCACACCTACAAAAATTGTTACACTATATCAAGGTGCTACAGATGTTGCAGTAGCAATGGGCATTAAGCCAGTTGGGGTAGTAGAATCTTGGGCTGAAGCGCCTGTTTATAATTATTTAAAAAATGATCTTGATGGCGTTGCGATTGTTGGACAAGAAACACAACCAAACCTTGAAGAAATTGCAAAGCTTAAACCAGATTTAATTATTGCTTCGAAAGTACGTCATGAGGAAATTTATGATCAGTTATCACAAATTGCACCAACAGTAGCTCATGAAACAGTATTTGATTTCAAAGGGACGGCTGAAATGATGGGACAAGCAATGCAGCAGGAAGACAAGGTCAAAGTGTTATTAGAAGATTGGGATACACGAGTTGCTGATTTCCAAACAAAAATCAAAGAGAAGCTTGGCGATAAATGGCCATTCCATGTTTCTGTTGTTAACTTTAGAGCAGACCATGCTCGTATTTATGTGACAGGGTATGCGGGTTCTATTTTATCTGAGCTTGGCTTCCAAGGTCCTAAAAATTTAACAGATGATTCTTTAGAAATTGTGAAGCTAACTGACAAGGAAAGCATCACACAAATGAATGCAGATGTTATTTATATGTTTATGGAAAATGATAACACAGTCAAAAAAACTTACGAGGAATGGACAAGCCATCCACTATGGAAAGAGCTGGATGCTGTGAAGGCAAATCAGGTTTATCAGGTAGATGAAATTAATTGGAATCTAGCTGGTGGAATCATTAGTGCTAATTTAATGTTAGATGATATTTATGACAAATTTGAATTAGAAAGATAG